The sequence below is a genomic window from Prosthecobacter dejongeii.
CAATACTGGTGGCCATCTTGCCTTTTTGGACACCTTCGATGAGCAATTTTTCGAAAATAGCCACCCATTCCCGAGTTCCCTGAGCCAGGACTTCTCGCATCGGCTCGCTAAAATCTGCGACCTCAGAGGCCAATTTGATGACTAAACAGGGACATTTCCCTTCAGATTCTAAGGTCCGGCAGACATTCGACTCCAAATAAGTCACCAGTCTAAGAAGGGGATCTGGCTCTGGGGTGGGGGAAAGCAGCAGCTTACTTTTATAAGCGGTGGACTCCGCTACATAGTGTCGCAGCATCTCCACCCCAAACTGCTCCTTCGACTCAAAGTGATGATAAAAAGACCCCTTGGGCACTTTAACAGCTTTGAGAATTTCATTGAGCCCCACCGAATGAAAGCTCTTCTCAAGCATCAGCCCTTCGGCCGCGTCGAGGATGCGTTCCTTCGTGGATCTGTCGCTCATGATTACATCAATAGACCGATTGGTCTAATGAGTCAACGAAAATTGAATGTTAAACTGAAATGCCCGCGCACGAATCACAAGTCTTGCCTAGCTAAAGCGGCTTGATATTGCGCCAGCGAAGTTGAGCAGGAGTTGCACCGCTGCTCTTCACGTTTAACATCATCTCCTTTGATTTGAGGAGATGGTGCGCGGTACAGGATTTGAACCTGTGACCCCCACCATGTCAAGGTGATGCTCTACCACTGAGCTAACTGCGCGTTTGTCGGATGGATTCTTTAATGCCTTTCACCCAGGCGGGCAACTGTTTTTTCACAAGGTGGTAAGGCTTCTTACACACAGGTCGATTTCTCAAAGGCAGAAGAGAATCAAATCGAACCGAAAATTAATATTCGTTTCTTCGCAGCGTTCAGTACACTCGCTTTTTCCATTATGACCACACGCCGCTCGTTCCTCACCGCCAGTCTCAGCGCCCTAGGCGCTACCGCACTTCCCGCCATCGAGCCGATCAAGCGGGCCGGAAAAAGCCGCATGCAGTTAGGCGTGGCCGCTTACAGCTTCCGTGAACGCTTCCAGTGGATGCGCGGCAAGGAGCAAAAAGCCAAAGAGGGGCAAAAGCCCTGGAGCATCCTGGATTTCATCGACTGGTGCGCGGATAACAATGTGCCGGGAGCGGAGGTGACGAGCTACTTTTTCCCACCCGATGTGGATGAGAAATACCTGCTGGAAGTGAAACGCCACGCTTACCTGCGCGGGGTGCAACTCGCCGGGACGGCCGTAGGTAACAACTTTGCCCTGCCCAAAGGTGAAAAGCTGGATCAAGAGATCGCCGATGTGAAACGCTGGATCGATTACTCCGCCATCATGAGTGCCCCTCACATCCGGGTCTTCGCCGGGCCACAGCCGAAGGGACTGAGTGAAGAGGAAGCCGTAGCGAACTGCCAAGCCGCCTACCAAGAGTGCCTGGACTACGCCGCCAAAAAAGGCGTCTTTTTGGGCCTGGAAAACCACGGCGGCATCGTGGCCGAGCCAGAAAACCTCATCAAAATGGTGAAGGCCGCCAACAGCCCCTGGGCAGGCATCAACTTCGACAGCGGCAACTTCCACACGGAAGACCCGTACGCTGACCTGGCCAAGATCGCCCCCTACTCCGTGAATGTACAGTTGAAGATGGAAATCAGCCGTAAAGGCGCCGCTAAAGGCGAACATGAGCCGAGCGATGTGGATCGCGTCTTAAAGATCCTGCGCGAAGCCAATTACCAAGGCTGGTTCACCCTCGAGTATGAAGTGAAGAACACCGATCCTCTGGTGGAAGTGCCCAAGATCCTCGAGATGCTGCGACCGAAGCTAGCTTAATAAAAGTTGGCGGTTGTTGAGCAGTGGCGCAAAGCTGTTTGCACTGGCTGGCTATAGTTGGCGGTTGTTGGCATGGATTTGAAAATGCTCAAATGCGAATCCCTTGGCAACTCAACCCACCAAATCGACGATACACTTCTATCTGTTTGTGAATCATGAGAAAGCAATTCCCCTTTGAGAAGCTTGAAGTCTGGCAACGCGCAAGGCAGTTAGTGACCCATGTTTACGAGTGCTCACGAACCTTTCCGAAAGACGAGCGTTTCGGCCTAACCAGTCAATTGACCCGCTCGGCCGTTTCCGTGGCCAATAATTTGGCCGAAGGCTGTGGAAGATCGAGTCTAAAAGATCAGGCGCATTTTTCCGCTCAGGCTTACGGTTCACTTATGGAAACAGCATCTGACCTCATCATTGCGACCGATCTGGGATTTTCCCAAGAAAAGGTCACCGATCCATTGTTGGATCAAGCTTATGACCTGAGTGTGCGTATTCATAATCTCCGCGAATCCCAGCTCCGCCGCGCCGCAGACTCTTAGAAACAACGGCAAACAACTGCCAACTACAGCAAACAACTGCTTAACCACGACTCAACCACCCATCACCCCTCCCACATGCCCGCTCCCAAACTTACCTCCACTCAGTGGCTGATCTGCTTCATCGCAGCGATCGGCTTTGCCTTCGATATTTATGAACTGCTGATGCTACCGCTGATCGTGAAGCCAGCGCTGGCTTCTCTGGGGGGAGTGGGGCCAGATGGGGTGCCGCTTTTACTGCCTGGGACACCCCAGTTCACGGAGTGGGCGCGCATGCTGTTTTTCATTCCCGCTCTAGCCGGGGGCGTCTTTGGCCTCATTGGCGGTTATTTGACGGACCGTCTCGGCCGCCGCCGGGTGCTCACTTACAGCATCCTTCTTTATGCCTTTGCCGCCTGCGCTGCTGGCTTTTCCCAGAACCTCTATCAACTCCTGTTCTTCCGCTGCCTAGTCTTCATCGGCGTGTGTGTGGAGTTCGTGGCGGCTGTGGCATGGCTGGCGGAGCTGTTCAAAGACAACGTACAGCGTGAAAAAGTGCTGGGTTACACCCAGGCTTTCTCCTCCATCGGCGGCTTGCTCGTTGCGGGTGCCAATGTGCTGGCAGCCAAGTTCGCTCTGGATCTGCCCGCCATTCACGGCGGCCACGAGGCCTGGCGGTACACGCTGATCTCGGGCGTCATTCCAGCCCTGCCGCTCATCTTGATCCGCCCGTTCCTGCCAGAGTCGCCCGAGTGGGCGCGCAAGAAAGAGGCTGGCGTGCTCAAGCGCCCAAGCATCCGCGAGTTGTTCGCGCCAGAACTCATCCGCACCACCGTGCTGACCACCCTGGTTTTCGCAGCCAGCTACGGCATTGCCTTTGGCGCCATCCAGCAGCTTCCTCAGATCCTGGGTGCGCAGGCACTGAATACGCCGAATGAAGCCGGTCATGCCGCGATGATCGCCACCGCCAAAGGTGCCGTGGGCAAAGCCGTCCAGGAAGCCAAGGCTGAAGGCAAACCCGAGATCCCCGCCGGTAAGAAGCGCCAGATCGGTGGCAATGCCAGCGATGCTGCCGTGGCCCAAATCACCTTCTGGCAGGAAATCGGCGGCATGGTTGGTCGTATTGCCCTGGCTCTGCTGGCCGTCGCCATCGTTAGCCGCCGCACCTTGTTCCGTGTTTTCCAGATCCCCGCACTCATCTTGGTGCCGCTGCTTTTCTGGTGGATGGCTGGCCAACTCAATAACCCGGAGAGCCTGGGCATCATCAAGATCGGCATCTTCGTCGCCGGTTTCCTCACCGTGGCGCAGTTCAGCTTTTGGGGGAACTACATTCCCCTGGTCTTCCCCATGCACCTTCGTGGCACGGGTGAAAGCTTTGCCGCCAACATCGGGGGCCGCGTCATCGGCACTGCGGCTGCCTGGATCACCCTGACGCTGGCGGCTTCTGACAAGCCTGATCCTGCCCGCATCGCCATCGTCGGTGCCTGTGTGGCCGGTGGCTATGCCCTCATCGGTGCCATCCTCACCCAATTCCTGCCTGAGCCGAAGCCAGATGCTGACGAGCATTGATCATGGACGACGCTTAAAATCATCCCACGAAAGAGCGGCAGCGATGCCGCTCTTTTTATTTCACATCAGGCAGCTCCAGCACCCGCCACTCGCCCGGAGCCAAATCCCCCAGCCTGTAGTCTCCAAAACGGCTGCGGTGCAGCTTTTCCACGTGCCAACCCTGGCTAGCGAACATGCGGCGCACCTGATGATAACGCCCCTCCATGAGCGTCAGCCTCGCAGTGAGGGGACCCGTGATCTCGAGCTGCGCCGGCAGGCAGGGTTTATCCTCACCACGCAGCAGTACGCTGCCGCTAGCGAAGGTGGTGATGAGGGCGGGATCAAGCTCCCGATCCACCGTGACTTCGTAGATTTTTTCCACCTCGGCTTTGGGCGAGGTGTAGCGGTGAACCAGAGGCCCCAGGTCCGTGATGAGGAGCAAGCCACTGGTGTCTTTGTCCAACCGCCCAATGCTGGTGATGGCGGGTTTCCGCGCCATCCAGCGAGGCGGGAGCAGTTCATAAACGGTGGTTCCTTCGCCGTCGCTGTGCGTGCAAACATGGCCTAACGGCTTGTTCAACATGACCAAAAGGCCATCGGGTGCTTCCAGCGGTTCATCGTCCAGCCTGACGTCGGAGGCTTCGACCTTTTGATCCGGCCTTTTCACCACCTCCCCGCGCCAGAGCACGCGCCCTTTTTTGACAAAATCCGCGACTTCTTTACGCGAACCATAACCGAGGGAGGAGAGCAGTTGATCAAGGCGAGGCACAACCTCAGGCTAGCTGTCAGGCGTCACTGTGCAAGCTGGCGCGTTAAAAGCCCGCAGTTCCGTGCCGTGGCAGTCCTGGCAGTGGCTCGCTGTGGCCTGAAACTGGGCCAAGCATCCTGGGCAGTAGAGAGCCGAACCTGGCTGCTGAAGGGGGACTGTCTCCAAGGCCGTCAGAGGCACCTCTTGCGCCATGAAGTACCTCTCCAAAGCGAGACTTTGTAGATTGGAGGTGGCTGAGGGTTGATAGCGAGTTTGGTTCCAAAGTTCAGTCGCCAGCTTTTTCCAAGCAGCCTCGCCCACTTGCGCGCGAGCTGCGAGTGGGTGGGATGGGCAGGGTGTGTTGAAGTCACACAAGTGATCCGCCGCACGCATCGCATGCTGAGGCAGGAGTGCGATGGCAAGGGCCTTCCAAAAACGATAAGGCAAACCCTGAGCCCGACGGAAAAACAAGATGGCTTGGGTAAACTGGAGCATGAAAAGAACCGCAGTGGCCCAAAGCATTTCGACAGTATCTCCTAACCAACGATATAGAATAACCAGGACAACGAACGTCCAGATAAAGATAAGATGACTTAGCCAACGTAGCTGACGCGTCTGGGCGGTGATGGAAGCGGTGAGTTCTAAAAGAGGCGCAGCCTCAAGGGTGGCCTGGGCGTGCTGGAGGAAATCTGCGGCACGCGCCTCCTGAGTGAGCGAGATCCAGCAGGTGACCTGCTCCTGCGCATGGCGCGCGTGCACTTCACTCAGGCAGCGGATGCGGTACCCAGGGGCCAAATGCAGGCTGCGCCCATCCGCACGAGGCTGAACTTTTTCCCAAGAGAGGAGCAGGGGACGCAGCCGGTCCTGTCGGATCTCTAAGCCCGCTGAAGCAGGGACGAGCAGCCAGGGCAGCGTGGCCACATGGGCCTGCAAAGGCGGTAAAAAAGCCAGTAATGCAGGTGAGCCTCCAGCGAGCTGAACAGGCTGGAAGGCCGTACGAAAATGCCAGTGGTCTCCACTCCCCAATAACAAGAAGCAACGCGGCGGTAGCCAACGCAGGCACTCCAGCAAGTAGAGCACTGCGAAAATGAGCAGCAGGGACTGGCCGTCAGTCATGGACGGTTAGATCTGTTCCTTCTTGCCAAAGAGCTTGCCGATCAGGCTTTTGATGGCGATGCCAACCCCGGCAATGATGACAAACACACCTTTACCCAGTTTGGCTAACAGGCCTCCCAACTTGGCGAAAAGACCCATTTTACCAGCAGCAACGGCAGCGCCCCCAGCTACCAGAGCCGTGAGACCATATTTCGCCACCTTATCACCTTCGCGATACTCGGCATAGCTGTTGCCCGCCACGTATTGGAAACCTGCGATGATGCTCTGATACTGAGGAAGCAACGTGGTCATTTCTTCAGGACCACAGACCAGATCCACCTCCATGACACCACTGCGGCCTAAGAGGCGCGTGCTGTAATTGATGGACTCGCCATTTTTAGAACCGATACGCAGGGCCCACTCGAGGTTTTTGGTCTGGTCGTTGAAGCGAGGAGCAACGGCCCAGCCTAACAATTGAAGTTCTTCCAGCCCCATCTCCCGCCGGCGTTCATTGCCGATTTTTTGCCCTTCTTGAAGGGATTTTAGCATGGCATCCGCATCCAGTTGGTTCTTTTCATCATCCTTGACGTAACCGGAATCTTCGAACTCGAAGATGACCCAGGGGCCTTGGCCTTCGGTGGTCAGCATGCCCAGCTCAGACTCACCTGGCAGGTTACCATACATCTTCAGCAGCGAGCGCGTGCCGTTACCGTCGGTGAAGCGCCAGCCTTTAGGGATGGCGACCTCCGCCATCGTGCCCAATTTGGCTTTGCCTTCGCGAGTCCATCCCAGAGACTCGATTTTATCGAGAAACTGTTTTTCTAGGGCAGCACGTTCTTCAGCGGTGGGTTCCGCGTCAGGCTTGGACTCCTGGGCAGCAAGTGAAGAAACGACCAGGCTCATAAGGAGACCTGCCAGGGTGAGAGGGCGTAAAATAGACATTGGATCTCCGTGGTAAAACTGAGTGGGCAGCTTAGTGGCCTAGCTGAGAGGGCGTCAAGCCAAGGAACATGGCAATTTGCCAACTTTAGTTAGGCCTGACCGAGCATCTGAAACCTTTATAAACCGAGGTCTTCGCGGACTTGGGGGTCTGCGAGGAGGGTTTCTTTGGCAGAAGCGACAATGTCCGCTGCCTTGCGCGCACGGGTGGCCATTTCGTTGAATTTGGCGTAGGTGCGGGCTGGGTTCAAGACTTCGCTACGGACGATTTCTCCGTAGTCGAGCAGGGCATCTACATAGGGCCAAACACGGGCATCCAGGCGCGGGCGGAGATTGCGAAGGCGATTCATGGTCCCACCCAGTTCATCCTGCTTCAGCGTGCTGACGGTGCCTTTGAAGTCGTTTTTGATGGAGCTGACGAGGCCCATTGCATTGGCATCAGCCCCCTCCAGGGAGCCGCCAATAGAAAGGGTGGTAGGTGTGCGCCCCTGAGCAAAGAGGAGCAGGTGTTTGGCAGACAGGCTATTGGGGGCTTTTTCCAAAATGGCCTGGAGCCGGGCGATGGCCTGCTGACTCCTCAAGATGGCCACCATCTGCCGTGGATCTCGCAATAGGACGCTGCGGATGACCTCAAACTCATCCACCGCCTGCTGCAAAGCGGTGGCGCGCTGGGTGGAGGCCAAGCTGACGGCTTGCTCGAAGGTTTCCAAACCAAAAACGTGAATGCCCACCAGAGCGGAAGGGCCGTCCATCACGATAATGTCAGAAACAGCCTTTTCATTTTTTGCCGGGATGGCGACGATTTTACAGGCCCCCTTCGTGGCCCCTCGCAGCTTAGCGGAAACACCGCCGATGGGTTGCACACTGCCATCGGCATTCATGTCACCTGTGACGGCAAAGCTAGGATCCCAGGTCTGGCCTGTGTAGAGGGACTCCACCAAAAGCGTGCAGGCAACGGCAGCCGAGGGTCCATCTTTACCGGAGTATTTTTCCTCAAAGGCGATCTCGAGATCCTGATTGGCCGGGAGGCCCTCGTGACGGAGGAAAATGTATTTACGCACTTCGTTGAGCGCCGTCATCATCTCCGCTCCCACAGACTGGCTGAAGCGCAGATTGGAGTTCCCCGGCACAGCGGTCATGTTCATGCGGGTGACCTCCCCCGCTGTGAGGCCTGTGGCGAGGGGCATGACCAGGAGCCCATTCACATGGGTCTGCTTCAGCTTCAGTTCCTTGGCGGAACTGGGCGCTGCTGGCACGGTACCAGGCATGGAGGCCGGGGAGCCTGGCACTGAATTTTCTGCCACTGAAAGAGGCAGGAAGTTTTGGATGGGGCGGGCAGCGATTTGCGTCATGTTCTCCATGACAAGCACGCCATTTTCGACCGTCGCAGTCAGGGAACAGCCTCCGGCGATGGGTTGCTCCACCAGCGTGATGCCGACGCCATCGGCGATCTGAGGTGGGAGTTTCTCAGGAGTGCCATTCACCCAGCGGACCGGCAGCATGACCATGGGGCTGGTGCCGCCAGCACCAATGAGCACCCGATTCCCAGAGAACAAGCCGCTGCACCGTTCAAAAGTGACCTGAGAAACGGTCAACAACAGGCTGGGGTGAATGAATGAGTTTAAAAAACGGGTGTAGCGCACTGCGGGGCGGCGGGCCAAATCCGCAAAGCTGCTAGCGGCGTTCGTTTGCGTGCGCAGCTCCATGCTGCGCATGCGCTGGTCGATGATGACGCTGTCCATCATCTCGAGCCCGAGATGATTCATCGAAACCAGCCAGCCGCCAGAGTGGACAATGCTATTGATGATGCGGAGGGACGCAGGCGTGATGGTTTGCGTGGGATCACCATTGAATTCACAACGATCCAGACCGCAGGAATCAAAGGACGCTTCTGCGCCAGGATCCAGAACGAACTGGCATTCACGAAACAGAGCCCCGCGCGCCTTCAAATGAGCACCTTTGCGGACGATGAAGCGGATTTTTTCCACAATGCTGGCGGCATCAAACTCCAGAGTGCAAGCTGCCCCAGAGGTGGCGATGACCACATCACCATCTCCAGAGTAATAATTCGCGGGCAGACGAATCGAGTCTGCTAGGACGTGCCTGTTCCCAGGGAAGGTCAGCCGCTTATAGGAAGTCTGCTGAGCTTCAGCGCAAGGCAAAACCGTCACCATAGAAAGGCTAATGCACAGCCATACGAGGCGTTCAAAGTTCCAAGGGCGGGTTTTTTCCTTCATATAGACCTGATCAATTGACCTAAACTTCTCTCAGTCAGCCGCGCTGCTGTCCAGCATTTTACGTGCCTGAGGCAAAATCCTGCCCTTGCTTCTCGAAACGGCCCCCGCTAAACGCATTTCATGTCTCTCGAATCCGACCGCACCGAACTCGCCCAGATCCTTCGCACCAAATCCGTGAAAACGGGCAAATTCACCCTGGCTTCTGGCAAGGAGAGTGATCTTTACGTGGACTGCCGGGTGACCACCCTGGATGCCCGA
It includes:
- a CDS encoding TetR/AcrR family transcriptional regulator; translation: MSDRSTKERILDAAEGLMLEKSFHSVGLNEILKAVKVPKGSFYHHFESKEQFGVEMLRHYVAESTAYKSKLLLSPTPEPDPLLRLVTYLESNVCRTLESEGKCPCLVIKLASEVADFSEPMREVLAQGTREWVAIFEKLLIEGVQKGKMATSIEPTLMAPVILDLWTGAMHRASTTRSVTALREAITFLKSTLSPHKI
- a CDS encoding sugar phosphate isomerase/epimerase family protein, with the protein product MTTRRSFLTASLSALGATALPAIEPIKRAGKSRMQLGVAAYSFRERFQWMRGKEQKAKEGQKPWSILDFIDWCADNNVPGAEVTSYFFPPDVDEKYLLEVKRHAYLRGVQLAGTAVGNNFALPKGEKLDQEIADVKRWIDYSAIMSAPHIRVFAGPQPKGLSEEEAVANCQAAYQECLDYAAKKGVFLGLENHGGIVAEPENLIKMVKAANSPWAGINFDSGNFHTEDPYADLAKIAPYSVNVQLKMEISRKGAAKGEHEPSDVDRVLKILREANYQGWFTLEYEVKNTDPLVEVPKILEMLRPKLA
- a CDS encoding four helix bundle protein produces the protein MRKQFPFEKLEVWQRARQLVTHVYECSRTFPKDERFGLTSQLTRSAVSVANNLAEGCGRSSLKDQAHFSAQAYGSLMETASDLIIATDLGFSQEKVTDPLLDQAYDLSVRIHNLRESQLRRAADS
- a CDS encoding MFS transporter; the protein is MPAPKLTSTQWLICFIAAIGFAFDIYELLMLPLIVKPALASLGGVGPDGVPLLLPGTPQFTEWARMLFFIPALAGGVFGLIGGYLTDRLGRRRVLTYSILLYAFAACAAGFSQNLYQLLFFRCLVFIGVCVEFVAAVAWLAELFKDNVQREKVLGYTQAFSSIGGLLVAGANVLAAKFALDLPAIHGGHEAWRYTLISGVIPALPLILIRPFLPESPEWARKKEAGVLKRPSIRELFAPELIRTTVLTTLVFAASYGIAFGAIQQLPQILGAQALNTPNEAGHAAMIATAKGAVGKAVQEAKAEGKPEIPAGKKRQIGGNASDAAVAQITFWQEIGGMVGRIALALLAVAIVSRRTLFRVFQIPALILVPLLFWWMAGQLNNPESLGIIKIGIFVAGFLTVAQFSFWGNYIPLVFPMHLRGTGESFAANIGGRVIGTAAAWITLTLAASDKPDPARIAIVGACVAGGYALIGAILTQFLPEPKPDADEH
- a CDS encoding pseudouridine synthase, which codes for MPRLDQLLSSLGYGSRKEVADFVKKGRVLWRGEVVKRPDQKVEASDVRLDDEPLEAPDGLLVMLNKPLGHVCTHSDGEGTTVYELLPPRWMARKPAITSIGRLDKDTSGLLLITDLGPLVHRYTSPKAEVEKIYEVTVDRELDPALITTFASGSVLLRGEDKPCLPAQLEITGPLTARLTLMEGRYHQVRRMFASQGWHVEKLHRSRFGDYRLGDLAPGEWRVLELPDVK
- a CDS encoding DUF2167 domain-containing protein gives rise to the protein MSILRPLTLAGLLMSLVVSSLAAQESKPDAEPTAEERAALEKQFLDKIESLGWTREGKAKLGTMAEVAIPKGWRFTDGNGTRSLLKMYGNLPGESELGMLTTEGQGPWVIFEFEDSGYVKDDEKNQLDADAMLKSLQEGQKIGNERRREMGLEELQLLGWAVAPRFNDQTKNLEWALRIGSKNGESINYSTRLLGRSGVMEVDLVCGPEEMTTLLPQYQSIIAGFQYVAGNSYAEYREGDKVAKYGLTALVAGGAAVAAGKMGLFAKLGGLLAKLGKGVFVIIAGVGIAIKSLIGKLFGKKEQI
- a CDS encoding S16 family serine protease; translation: MKEKTRPWNFERLVWLCISLSMVTVLPCAEAQQTSYKRLTFPGNRHVLADSIRLPANYYSGDGDVVIATSGAACTLEFDAASIVEKIRFIVRKGAHLKARGALFRECQFVLDPGAEASFDSCGLDRCEFNGDPTQTITPASLRIINSIVHSGGWLVSMNHLGLEMMDSVIIDQRMRSMELRTQTNAASSFADLARRPAVRYTRFLNSFIHPSLLLTVSQVTFERCSGLFSGNRVLIGAGGTSPMVMLPVRWVNGTPEKLPPQIADGVGITLVEQPIAGGCSLTATVENGVLVMENMTQIAARPIQNFLPLSVAENSVPGSPASMPGTVPAAPSSAKELKLKQTHVNGLLVMPLATGLTAGEVTRMNMTAVPGNSNLRFSQSVGAEMMTALNEVRKYIFLRHEGLPANQDLEIAFEEKYSGKDGPSAAVACTLLVESLYTGQTWDPSFAVTGDMNADGSVQPIGGVSAKLRGATKGACKIVAIPAKNEKAVSDIIVMDGPSALVGIHVFGLETFEQAVSLASTQRATALQQAVDEFEVIRSVLLRDPRQMVAILRSQQAIARLQAILEKAPNSLSAKHLLLFAQGRTPTTLSIGGSLEGADANAMGLVSSIKNDFKGTVSTLKQDELGGTMNRLRNLRPRLDARVWPYVDALLDYGEIVRSEVLNPARTYAKFNEMATRARKAADIVASAKETLLADPQVREDLGL